A single window of Liolophura sinensis isolate JHLJ2023 chromosome 6, CUHK_Ljap_v2, whole genome shotgun sequence DNA harbors:
- the LOC135469161 gene encoding uncharacterized protein LOC135469161 isoform X2, with protein sequence MTFLLLEEEDAEVRGRMTSILPAIDPNIKDPAPAVLTVDILLEKMLDIRLCPDPRGCVTLLLDLITRDASCLQDGKVGVFDKSEINTYSENVTMAAIAAKHLEAVIRGEREVTDDREYCHGDSAGQDGSNHKMKSCVTLRNTEDYLKRKVYAFASEELLTLLVKEAVANVCEKLETLLAEYNSHCCLKDVYLRTGQYEWSVCLMSRLVLTLTILTCAEVFRHTDYSQRVFQKAIDVIGSQTCNNLMAEHLTLLSQQPNLSQSL encoded by the exons ATGACCTTCCTCTTACTGGAGGAGGAAGATGCAGAGGTGAGGGGGAGAATGACCTCCATCCTCCCTGCTATTGACCCCAACATCAAAG ACCCAGCTCCTGCTGTGCTGACAGTGGATATACTCCTGGAGAAGATGTTGGACATTCGGCTGTGCCCTGACCCCCGAGGCTGTGTCACCCTGCTGCTGGATCTCATCACCAGAGACGCCAGCTGTCTACAG GATGGGAAAGTTGGAGTGTTTGACAAGAGCGAAATTAATACATATAGTGAGAATGTCACTATGGCAGCCATTGCTGCGAAACACCTTGAGGCTGTCATCAGAGGCgaaagggaggtaactgatGACAGAGAATATTGCCATGGCGATTCAGCAGGCCAAGATGGAAGCAACCACAAAATGAAAAGTTGCGTAACATTAAGAAATACTGAGGattatttgaaaagaaaagtgTATGCATTTGCTTCAGAAGAATTACTAACTCTTTTGGTGAAGGAAGCTGTGGCAAATGTATGTGAGAAATTAGAGACATTGCTGGCAGAGTATAACAGCCATTGCTGTTTGAAGGATGTGTACCTAAGGACTGGCCAGTATGAGTGGTCAGTATGTCTGATGTCTCGCTTAGTCCTCACTCTGACCATCTTGACCTGTGCGGAAGTGTTCAGACATACAGACTACAGTCAAAGAGTTTTTCAGAAGGCGATAGATGTGATTGGCTCACAGACCTGTAATAACTTGATGGCAGAACACTTGACTCTATTGAGCCAACAGCCAAACCTATCTCAAAGTTTATAG
- the LOC135469161 gene encoding uncharacterized protein LOC135469161 isoform X1, whose product MMATVVCILFSRAGVFEDMADDLPLTGGGRCRDPAPAVLTVDILLEKMLDIRLCPDPRGCVTLLLDLITRDASCLQDGKVGVFDKSEINTYSENVTMAAIAAKHLEAVIRGEREVTDDREYCHGDSAGQDGSNHKMKSCVTLRNTEDYLKRKVYAFASEELLTLLVKEAVANVCEKLETLLAEYNSHCCLKDVYLRTGQYEWSVCLMSRLVLTLTILTCAEVFRHTDYSQRVFQKAIDVIGSQTCNNLMAEHLTLLSQQPNLSQSL is encoded by the exons ATGATGGCCACAGTGGTTTGTATCCTGTTCTCCAGGGCTGGCGTGTTTGAGGATATGGCAGATGACCTTCCTCTTACTGGAGGAGGAAGATGCAGAG ACCCAGCTCCTGCTGTGCTGACAGTGGATATACTCCTGGAGAAGATGTTGGACATTCGGCTGTGCCCTGACCCCCGAGGCTGTGTCACCCTGCTGCTGGATCTCATCACCAGAGACGCCAGCTGTCTACAG GATGGGAAAGTTGGAGTGTTTGACAAGAGCGAAATTAATACATATAGTGAGAATGTCACTATGGCAGCCATTGCTGCGAAACACCTTGAGGCTGTCATCAGAGGCgaaagggaggtaactgatGACAGAGAATATTGCCATGGCGATTCAGCAGGCCAAGATGGAAGCAACCACAAAATGAAAAGTTGCGTAACATTAAGAAATACTGAGGattatttgaaaagaaaagtgTATGCATTTGCTTCAGAAGAATTACTAACTCTTTTGGTGAAGGAAGCTGTGGCAAATGTATGTGAGAAATTAGAGACATTGCTGGCAGAGTATAACAGCCATTGCTGTTTGAAGGATGTGTACCTAAGGACTGGCCAGTATGAGTGGTCAGTATGTCTGATGTCTCGCTTAGTCCTCACTCTGACCATCTTGACCTGTGCGGAAGTGTTCAGACATACAGACTACAGTCAAAGAGTTTTTCAGAAGGCGATAGATGTGATTGGCTCACAGACCTGTAATAACTTGATGGCAGAACACTTGACTCTATTGAGCCAACAGCCAAACCTATCTCAAAGTTTATAG